A genomic segment from Candidatus Brocadia sinica JPN1 encodes:
- a CDS encoding TIGR03960 family B12-binding radical SAM protein, with translation MNALKLFITGNILPLVEMPGQYIGGEWNSVVKNHDDIDIKIALAFPDTYSIGMSHLGIQILYGLLNERTDTACERVFAPLDDMESLLRKQKIPLFSLETCTPLKEFDIIGFSLQYELSYTNVLNMLDLSGIPVMASERNETDPLIIAGGPAAISPEPLADFIDIFLVGDGEECLPQFIELFKDMKQRKLPRKEKIVSIAQTMRNSYAPSFYEVSYHKNNTVKAIYPGISGLPSLIRSASVKDLNKTYFPTRPIVPYVKTIHDRITIEVMRGCTQGCRFCQAGMSKRPTRPRTVENILHLAESCYTNTGHNEISLASLSISDYPFLKQLMDRMNRIFRPRYVNISFPSLRINEQLVFLPSMLNTVRKSGLTLAPEAATQTLRKIINKNITDEDLYTGIGEAFKQGWNLVKLYFMVGLPTETDDDIDAIARLAYNVSDLKKNMSGSFGQVNISIAPFVPKAHTPFQWHPMVTLQRIKEIRNRLFDRVRRKCIHIKFHNAERSILEGIFARGDRRLGKVLYQAWRDGCKFDAWEEHFHFQKWMDAFQKAGIDWNFYVHRQRNDDEVFPWDHISCGVVKPFLMQERQKSFDEKITADCRLDTCPECGSCARSRNFCTV, from the coding sequence ATGAATGCCTTAAAACTGTTCATAACAGGAAATATACTACCCCTGGTGGAAATGCCCGGACAATATATCGGTGGGGAGTGGAACTCCGTTGTGAAGAATCATGACGATATTGATATAAAAATCGCATTGGCATTTCCCGATACCTATAGTATCGGTATGTCTCATCTTGGTATCCAGATTCTTTACGGGTTGCTCAACGAACGAACGGACACTGCTTGTGAAAGGGTATTTGCCCCTCTGGATGACATGGAATCACTTCTCAGGAAACAGAAGATTCCTCTCTTTTCCCTCGAAACCTGTACCCCTTTGAAAGAATTCGACATAATAGGTTTCTCTCTTCAGTATGAATTATCGTATACCAATGTCCTGAATATGCTGGATCTCTCAGGGATTCCTGTCATGGCATCTGAACGCAATGAAACAGACCCGCTTATTATTGCCGGGGGGCCTGCAGCCATTTCTCCCGAGCCATTGGCAGATTTTATTGATATCTTTCTTGTTGGAGACGGAGAGGAGTGCCTGCCACAATTCATTGAATTATTTAAGGACATGAAGCAGAGAAAACTCCCTCGCAAAGAAAAGATTGTTTCCATAGCACAAACCATGAGGAACTCCTATGCGCCATCTTTCTATGAAGTCTCTTATCATAAGAATAATACGGTAAAAGCTATATATCCAGGAATATCTGGTCTGCCGTCGCTCATCCGGTCGGCATCGGTAAAGGATCTCAACAAGACCTATTTTCCAACCAGGCCGATTGTGCCGTATGTAAAAACGATTCATGACCGCATTACTATTGAGGTCATGCGTGGATGCACACAGGGGTGCAGATTTTGCCAGGCCGGCATGAGTAAACGGCCTACCCGACCCCGTACTGTAGAAAACATTTTACACCTTGCGGAAAGCTGCTATACCAATACCGGACATAACGAAATATCCCTTGCATCACTTTCTATTAGTGACTATCCCTTTTTAAAACAATTAATGGACCGGATGAACCGCATCTTCCGTCCCCGCTATGTAAACATCTCTTTTCCGTCTTTACGGATAAATGAACAACTTGTCTTTTTGCCTTCCATGCTCAATACCGTTCGCAAGTCAGGACTCACCCTTGCGCCCGAGGCGGCAACGCAAACGCTGAGAAAGATTATTAATAAAAATATCACCGATGAAGATCTCTATACAGGCATCGGGGAGGCGTTTAAACAAGGCTGGAATCTGGTGAAACTCTACTTTATGGTTGGTCTCCCTACAGAGACAGACGACGACATCGATGCCATTGCAAGGCTTGCCTATAACGTCTCCGACTTGAAAAAGAATATGAGTGGTTCTTTCGGGCAGGTGAATATCAGCATAGCGCCCTTTGTGCCCAAGGCGCATACTCCCTTCCAATGGCACCCCATGGTTACCCTCCAGCGGATAAAAGAGATCAGAAACAGATTATTTGACCGGGTTCGGCGAAAATGTATTCATATCAAGTTTCACAATGCAGAACGCAGTATTTTAGAAGGGATATTTGCCCGCGGAGACCGAAGGTTGGGAAAGGTTCTTTATCAGGCATGGAGGGATGGATGCAAATTTGATGCATGGGAAGAACATTTCCATTTTCAAAAGTGGATGGATGCGTTTCAAAAGGCTGGGATTGATTGGAACTTTTATGTCCACCGCCAAAGAAACGACGATGAGGTCTTCCCTTGGGACCACATCAGCTGTGGTGTTGTAAAGCCATTCCTTATGCAGGAAAGGCAGAAATCTTTCGATGAGAAAATTACAGCCGATTGCCGCCTGGATACATGTCCGGAATGTGGAAGCTGCGCGCGTTCCAGGAATTTTTGCACAGTTTAG
- the folK gene encoding 2-amino-4-hydroxy-6-hydroxymethyldihydropteridine diphosphokinase, whose translation MVHVFLGLGSNVGDRARNLFSAHDHIITTKGIQPLRLSRFYETAPIGGPSQPMFLNAVLSMETVLSPHQLLDRFQSIETAMGRIRSVKWGPRNIDIDILLYGDEIVDDQQLKIPHPLMHTRLFVLEPFVEIAPGVVHPVFKKTILQLYKERQASLLVTT comes from the coding sequence ATGGTACATGTTTTTCTCGGTCTTGGCTCAAATGTGGGAGACAGGGCAAGGAATCTGTTCTCCGCTCACGACCATATTATCACCACGAAGGGGATACAGCCTTTAAGGCTTTCCCGCTTTTATGAAACAGCGCCCATAGGCGGACCATCCCAGCCGATGTTTTTGAATGCCGTTCTCAGCATGGAGACTGTACTGTCTCCTCATCAATTACTCGATCGGTTCCAAAGCATCGAAACCGCCATGGGCAGAATCCGTTCGGTAAAATGGGGGCCCAGGAATATAGATATTGATATCCTGCTCTATGGCGATGAAATTGTTGATGACCAACAACTGAAAATACCTCATCCCCTGATGCATACACGGTTATTTGTCCTGGAACCATTTGTTGAAATCGCTCCCGGCGTCGTTCATCCCGTTTTCAAAAAAACTATTCTTCAGTTATATAAGGAACGCCAGGCCTCATTATTGGTTACAACATAA